The Cydia pomonella isolate Wapato2018A chromosome 17, ilCydPomo1, whole genome shotgun sequence genome includes a window with the following:
- the LOC133526903 gene encoding uncharacterized protein LOC133526903 produces the protein MQWGSLYIVCLALCCLQTTSEPLRFSQDQPHGRFRRSDEKDGLALSREIFRNITKQLRENIKREGPTDRSDHLLHSKLEESRHYGQYQGYHHHEHHWGPYFEGDVGDPEGTMQVTAHVGAEALLNCRVGMLKDKTVMWLRRTTDSAQLLTVGRSPYAGDNRIAVKFQYPNNWRLSMNPVKRSDAGLYMCQISTHPPKAILANLTVLPPVLTINGDQTHELKDRFYKAGSSIKLSCVISDEYVASLTTKVPLTTAVPTTTTPLTTTTEMTTKMSTIFNRIDLMMNKSWSVETTTITSTVSVSTTTKNMPELKTTVAPVITSTVPTVVNNIYGMVWKKQGKEFNENVSWRNMSATISVASASQNDSGTYTCHLQNHSQVIINVHVLIGENQAAVHHDTWNKGTLFWQSLSLIYLSMFLIFAT, from the exons ATGCAGTGGGGCAGTCTCTACATCGTGTGTTTAGCACTGTGTTGCCTGCAAACAACGTCTG AGCCACTACGCTTCTCCCAGGACCAACCGCATGGCCGGTTTCGGCGAAGCGACGAAAAGGACGGTCTGGCGCTATCCAGAGAAATATTCAGGAACATCACGAAGCAACTCCGAGAGAACATCAAGCGTGAAGGACCGACCGACAGGAGCGACCATTTGTTACATA GTAAATTAGAAGAATCCCGTCACTATGGGCAGTATCAGGGCTACCACCATCACGAGCACCACTGGGGCCCCTACTTTGAGGGCGACGTGGGCGATCCCGAGGGCACGATGCAAGTGACAGCACATGTGGGCGCCGAGGCCCTTTTAAATTGTAGGGTTGGCATGCTGAAGGATAAAACA GTAATGTGGTTGCGGCGTACAACCGATTCCGCGCAATTGCTCACCGTTGGGAGATCTCCGTACGCCGGTGATAATCGGATAGCTGTCAAGTTCCAGTACCCCAATAATTGGAGGCTCAGCATGAACCCCGTCAAGAGGTCTGATGCGGGCTTGTATATGTGCCAAATATCAACACATCCTCCTAAAGCAATATTAGCTAATTTAACTGTTCTGC CTCCAGTTTTAACGATAAACGGAGACCAGACTCATGAACTGAAGGATAGATTTTACAAAGCGGGAAGCTCTATAAAATTGTCCTGCGTCATATCAGATGAATACGTAGCCTCACTAACCACGAAGGTGCCCCTAACTACAGCTGTCCCAACCACAACCACGCCTTTAACTACAACTACTGAAATGACAACAAAAATGAGCACAATTTTTAATAGAATAGATTTGATGATGAACAAAAGTTGGAGTGTGGAGACCACAACGATAACTTCAACAGTTAGTGTTAGTACAACTACAAAAAATATGCCAGAATTGAAGACGACGGTAGCCCCTGTGATAACGTCAACTGTTCCAACGGTGGTGAATAACATTTACGGGATGGTTTGGAAGAAACAGGGAAAAGAATTTAATGAGAACGTATCGTGGCGGAATATGAG TGCCACAATCAGCGTTGCATCGGCGTCGCAGAACGACAGTGGGACGTACACGTGCCACTTACAGAACCATTCACAAGTTATTATCAACGTTCATGTTTTGATTG GTGAAAACCAAGCTGCTGTTCACCACGACACGTGGAACAAGGGGACCTTATTTTGGCAAAGCCTTTCTCTAATCTATCTTTCAATGTTTCTAATATTTGCTACTTGA